The following are encoded in a window of Polynucleobacter sp. VK25 genomic DNA:
- a CDS encoding DUF1993 family protein, whose translation MAISMYQASVPQLNKMLTNLSNILKKGEEFAGAKGLDSAVLVEGRLAPDMFPLSKQVQIACDQVKNGMARIAGVEPPKFEDNETTFAQLQERIAKTIAFANSLKPAQVDGTEAKEIKFSIKEWSFEFVGEQYLLTWIIPNFYFHVTAAYAILRHNGVEVGKMDYLGG comes from the coding sequence ATGGCAATTTCAATGTATCAGGCATCTGTTCCGCAATTAAATAAGATGCTGACTAACCTCTCTAATATCCTCAAAAAAGGCGAAGAGTTTGCGGGCGCTAAAGGTCTTGATAGTGCAGTATTAGTAGAGGGGCGCCTTGCTCCGGATATGTTTCCGCTGTCCAAGCAAGTGCAAATAGCTTGCGATCAAGTGAAAAACGGCATGGCACGTATAGCTGGTGTTGAGCCTCCCAAATTTGAGGATAACGAAACTACTTTTGCCCAGTTGCAAGAGCGCATCGCCAAAACCATTGCTTTTGCTAATAGCCTCAAGCCAGCGCAAGTGGATGGCACGGAAGCAAAAGAAATTAAGTTCTCGATTAAAGAGTGGAGCTTTGAGTTTGTTGGTGAGCAATATCTGTTAACTTGGATCATCCCTAATTTTTACTTCCATGTAACTGCTGCTTATGCCATCCTGCGCCATAACGGGGTCGAGGTCGGGAAGATGGATTACCTGGGCGGTTAA
- a CDS encoding LexA family transcriptional regulator produces the protein MTMTQVMNPAKVTLSQAPQALAGHFAAYELKLLSHRISAGFPSPAADYAEDGLDLNHYLVQNKPATFMFTVKGDSMLGAGICDGDKVVVDKALKPKHKDIVVAVVDSEYTIKRLYQLRGRIELQPENPNYQPITFNEGSELQIWGVVVGVVRKYSNASGRNGK, from the coding sequence ATGACTATGACGCAAGTAATGAACCCTGCAAAAGTAACCCTCAGTCAGGCACCGCAAGCCTTGGCGGGGCATTTTGCCGCCTATGAGCTCAAGCTCCTTAGCCATCGGATTTCAGCTGGATTCCCTAGCCCAGCGGCAGATTACGCCGAAGACGGTCTTGATCTGAATCATTACCTCGTCCAAAACAAACCAGCCACTTTCATGTTTACCGTGAAAGGGGATTCGATGCTGGGCGCGGGGATTTGTGATGGCGACAAGGTTGTTGTTGATAAGGCCCTAAAGCCAAAACATAAAGACATTGTGGTTGCTGTAGTCGACAGCGAGTACACCATCAAGCGACTCTACCAATTGCGTGGTCGCATCGAGTTGCAACCAGAAAACCCAAACTATCAACCTATTACCTTTAACGAAGGCAGTGAGCTGCAAATCTGGGGTGTAGTGGTTGGAGTAGTGCGTAAGTACAGCAATGCTAGTGGCAGAAATGGGAAGTGA
- a CDS encoding Y-family DNA polymerase, whose protein sequence is MNSNSQTTSTPLFALVDVNNFYVSCERVFQPRLEEVPMVVLSNNDGCAVARSAEVKALGVKMGTPWFQMKDLAKKHGIQAYSSNYTLYGDMSSRVVQVLRAFTPNLEVYSIDESFLQIETVLKQYQDTIELGQKIKQQVKDTTGLPVCVGIGASKTLAKLANHLAKKHKQFVGICDVNAMANEELYQWMSETEVGEVWGVGKQIAKKLKAQNILSVFDLLQASPQAMRQQFGVVMERLCYELRGTSCLQLEEVAPAKQQIIASRSFGKLVTSQVELAESVATHVARAAEKLRAQNSTTGALTVFIQTNPFKQNEPQHHQSVTIPLADPTDNTLTLTNAALAGLKQIYQASFRYKKAGVILNLISDKPTAQQSLFDDIETKGKSAHLMKAVDEINTRFGNAVIRSAAAGTNGAKQEWRMRSNNRSPNYTTRWDELPIAR, encoded by the coding sequence ATGAACTCCAATTCACAAACTACATCCACTCCACTCTTTGCGCTTGTAGACGTAAACAATTTCTACGTTTCTTGTGAGCGCGTATTTCAGCCTAGGCTAGAAGAGGTACCGATGGTGGTGCTATCGAATAATGACGGCTGTGCCGTAGCGCGTAGTGCTGAAGTCAAAGCGCTTGGCGTAAAAATGGGTACGCCTTGGTTTCAGATGAAGGATCTTGCCAAAAAGCATGGTATTCAAGCTTATTCATCTAATTACACCTTGTATGGCGACATGAGCAGTCGTGTAGTTCAGGTGTTGAGAGCTTTCACTCCAAACCTGGAGGTTTACAGCATCGACGAGAGTTTTTTGCAGATCGAGACTGTACTTAAGCAATATCAAGACACAATTGAGTTGGGTCAGAAGATTAAGCAGCAAGTCAAAGATACCACCGGCTTGCCAGTCTGTGTAGGCATTGGTGCCAGCAAGACCTTGGCAAAGCTTGCTAACCACCTAGCTAAAAAGCACAAGCAGTTTGTTGGCATATGTGATGTCAATGCGATGGCAAATGAAGAGCTCTATCAGTGGATGAGTGAGACTGAAGTGGGTGAGGTCTGGGGTGTAGGCAAACAAATTGCCAAGAAACTCAAAGCCCAAAATATTCTGAGCGTGTTTGATCTCTTACAAGCTTCACCACAAGCGATGCGTCAACAGTTTGGCGTAGTTATGGAGCGTCTCTGCTACGAGCTGCGCGGGACATCTTGCTTGCAGTTGGAAGAAGTCGCGCCAGCCAAACAGCAAATCATTGCTTCACGCAGTTTTGGAAAGTTGGTGACGAGCCAGGTAGAGCTTGCAGAATCAGTTGCCACCCATGTGGCGCGTGCAGCTGAAAAACTCAGAGCACAAAACAGCACTACGGGTGCGCTCACGGTATTTATTCAGACTAATCCGTTTAAGCAAAACGAGCCACAGCATCATCAAAGCGTGACGATTCCCTTGGCAGACCCAACAGATAACACGCTGACACTAACCAATGCAGCGCTTGCAGGCCTCAAGCAAATCTATCAAGCAAGCTTTCGTTACAAAAAAGCGGGCGTCATTTTGAACTTAATTAGTGACAAGCCAACAGCCCAGCAATCCTTATTTGACGATATCGAAACCAAAGGCAAATCTGCGCACCTCATGAAGGCGGTAGATGAAATTAATACGCGTTTTGGCAATGCAGTCATTAGGTCCGCAGCCGCAGGCACTAATGGCGCTAAGCAAGAGTGGCGGATGAGATCAAACAATAGGTCGCCGAATTACACCACACGCTGGGATGAGCTGCCGATAGCTAGATAA
- a CDS encoding IclR family transcriptional regulator has translation MPKKSTKPAAESIALTTSGVASVDKALAILRLFSSEQRELSLHQISTSTGLYKSTVLRMLASLSNALLVMKRADGIYVLGPAIATLNTAYQEQESLSMVIIPALENLVKSTQESAAFHVREGNKRLCLFRVDSQQALRDHIKVGDLLPIDKGAGGKVLQAFEGASGKVFNQIRSDMVLAISGDRTKEISGISAPVFTADGLIGVITLTMPTYRFDPSKLTAVKASAKKLTELLGGQFASI, from the coding sequence ATGCCAAAAAAATCTACCAAGCCTGCAGCAGAGAGCATCGCTCTCACCACATCTGGCGTTGCATCCGTTGATAAGGCTTTAGCAATTTTGCGGTTGTTTTCCTCTGAGCAGCGCGAACTGTCTCTGCATCAAATTTCTACAAGCACTGGTCTTTATAAAAGCACCGTATTGCGAATGCTGGCCTCTCTTAGCAATGCCCTATTAGTCATGAAACGTGCAGACGGAATATATGTACTTGGACCAGCGATTGCCACACTGAACACCGCCTACCAAGAGCAAGAATCTCTCAGCATGGTGATTATTCCCGCTCTGGAAAACCTTGTTAAATCTACTCAGGAAAGCGCGGCTTTTCATGTGCGCGAGGGAAATAAGCGACTCTGTCTATTCCGCGTAGATTCGCAACAAGCGTTAAGAGACCATATCAAGGTTGGAGATTTATTACCTATTGATAAAGGCGCTGGCGGCAAAGTATTGCAAGCTTTTGAGGGCGCTTCCGGAAAAGTGTTTAACCAAATTAGATCTGATATGGTGCTTGCCATCTCTGGCGATAGAACCAAAGAGATCTCAGGAATCTCTGCTCCGGTCTTTACTGCTGATGGGCTGATTGGCGTAATCACGCTGACCATGCCAACCTATCGCTTTGATCCTAGTAAATTAACAGCTGTTAAGGCTAGCGCCAAGAAGTTGACTGAACTTCTTGGCGGTCAGTTCGCCTCAATATAG
- a CDS encoding hydroxymethylglutaryl-CoA lyase, with the protein MNSASTDVLISEVGPRDGLQSIKSIMPTAAKHAWIHALYQAGVKEIEVASFVPAKLLPQMADAAEVVRYAKTLPGLTVMALVPNLRGAQAAIEAGVDKITIPVSASAAHSLANVRKTREEMIEEVKKISAYRKEVAPQVKVEAGIATAFGCTLQGLVSEDDVIRMAEQVIEAGADESGLSDTTGYANPAQIQRLFKRLKAAIGQHAGAAHLHNTRGLGLANCLAAYEVGVTSFDSSMGGIGGCPYAPGASGNVVTEDLVFMFEAMGIKTGINLDLLLEARKPLQAGVPNEQIYGMISEAGLPKGFAAATQWSTQ; encoded by the coding sequence ATGAACTCCGCGTCAACCGATGTATTAATCAGCGAAGTGGGTCCAAGAGATGGGCTTCAATCAATTAAGTCCATCATGCCAACCGCAGCAAAGCATGCTTGGATTCACGCGCTTTATCAGGCTGGCGTAAAAGAAATAGAAGTAGCCTCATTTGTTCCAGCTAAATTGTTGCCGCAAATGGCTGATGCGGCAGAGGTAGTGCGCTATGCAAAAACATTGCCCGGTTTAACAGTAATGGCATTAGTACCAAACTTACGGGGCGCACAAGCCGCTATTGAAGCTGGGGTAGATAAGATCACTATTCCGGTATCGGCAAGTGCCGCACATTCCTTGGCAAACGTACGCAAGACGCGCGAAGAGATGATTGAGGAGGTAAAGAAAATATCTGCTTATCGAAAAGAAGTTGCACCACAAGTGAAGGTGGAGGCTGGTATAGCAACCGCATTTGGATGCACCTTGCAAGGATTGGTATCTGAGGATGATGTGATACGGATGGCAGAGCAGGTTATTGAGGCTGGCGCAGACGAATCTGGTTTGTCGGACACAACAGGTTATGCAAACCCTGCGCAAATCCAAAGGCTATTTAAACGCTTAAAGGCGGCGATCGGTCAGCATGCGGGTGCAGCCCATCTGCACAACACGCGTGGACTAGGCTTGGCAAATTGCCTGGCAGCATATGAGGTTGGCGTGACTTCGTTTGATTCGTCTATGGGCGGCATTGGCGGGTGTCCTTACGCCCCCGGGGCTTCTGGAAACGTAGTCACTGAGGATTTGGTGTTTATGTTTGAAGCGATGGGTATTAAAACGGGTATCAATTTGGATTTGCTACTGGAGGCGCGCAAGCCACTTCAGGCCGGCGTTCCTAATGAGCAAATCTATGGAATGATTTCTGAGGCTGGTTTACCTAAGGGTTTTGCAGCAGCAACCCAGTGGAGTACACAATGA
- a CDS encoding CaiB/BaiF CoA-transferase family protein, whose translation MSQQKTLPYAGIRIVEFTHMVMGPTCGMVLGDLGAEVIKVEPIEGDKTRELVGSGAGFFPMFNRNKKSIAVDMKSAAGIELVKKLVATADVVSENFKPQTMAKLGLDYETLKKTNPKLIYVSHKGFLPGPYDHRTALDEVVQMMGGLAYMTGPEDRPLRAGSSVNDIMGGVFGAIGVMAALRQREITGEGQEIQSSLFENNVFLVGQHMMQYAMTGKPAKPMPSRISAWAIYDVFELGNGEKVFLAVVTDTQWKIFCDVFGFSDLFDDPSLQLNNQRVVARPTLIPEIKKRISGYTAAQISAIFEEHGLPFAPITKPEELFNDPHLIATGGLAPITLTDGPRAGDQTTTPLLPIMMDGQRLGVRLNPPKSGEQTKEILTQLGYSESEIDGLVSNGSVNC comes from the coding sequence ATGAGTCAACAGAAAACGCTGCCATACGCGGGTATTCGGATTGTTGAATTTACTCACATGGTGATGGGTCCAACTTGCGGCATGGTGTTGGGTGACCTCGGTGCAGAAGTCATTAAGGTTGAACCAATTGAGGGGGATAAAACGCGAGAACTAGTGGGCTCGGGCGCAGGATTTTTTCCTATGTTCAATCGCAATAAGAAAAGTATTGCCGTAGATATGAAGTCTGCAGCAGGTATCGAGTTGGTAAAAAAGTTAGTTGCCACAGCTGATGTTGTGAGTGAAAACTTTAAGCCGCAGACCATGGCAAAGCTCGGCTTAGATTATGAAACTCTAAAAAAGACAAACCCCAAGCTCATTTATGTATCTCATAAAGGCTTTTTGCCTGGACCTTACGATCATCGCACTGCTTTAGATGAGGTGGTTCAAATGATGGGTGGACTAGCTTATATGACTGGACCAGAGGATAGGCCTCTGCGCGCCGGATCATCTGTGAATGACATTATGGGTGGTGTATTTGGGGCCATAGGCGTTATGGCGGCATTAAGACAAAGAGAGATCACGGGTGAGGGGCAAGAAATTCAAAGCTCTTTATTTGAGAACAATGTATTTTTAGTTGGTCAGCACATGATGCAGTATGCGATGACTGGCAAACCAGCAAAGCCGATGCCAAGTCGCATCTCTGCATGGGCAATTTACGATGTATTCGAACTGGGGAATGGCGAAAAAGTATTTTTGGCTGTTGTTACCGATACGCAATGGAAAATATTTTGTGATGTTTTCGGTTTTTCAGATCTGTTCGATGATCCAAGTCTTCAGTTGAATAATCAGAGAGTAGTAGCAAGACCCACTCTGATTCCAGAAATCAAAAAAAGAATTTCTGGGTATACCGCTGCGCAGATATCTGCAATTTTTGAAGAGCATGGCCTACCTTTTGCTCCCATCACCAAGCCAGAAGAATTATTTAACGATCCACATTTGATCGCTACAGGTGGCCTAGCACCCATTACCCTCACGGATGGTCCTAGAGCTGGCGATCAAACCACCACCCCTCTATTGCCCATTATGATGGACGGGCAGCGATTGGGTGTGCGCTTAAATCCGCCTAAGTCAGGTGAGCAGACAAAGGAAATCTTGACGCAACTGGGGTATTCCGAATCTGAGATTGACGGGCTAGTGTCCAATGGTTCAGTGAATTGTTGA
- a CDS encoding tripartite tricarboxylate transporter substrate binding protein, with protein MKKLLIGIASICLLTASPCFSQNYPDRSIKLIVPYTPGGGTDTVARMMAERISSELKWTILVDNKPGGGGNIGMEVVAKSKPDGYTMGMGQTANLAINPALISKMPFDAVNDLVPVALVAEVPMVLVVPSTSPWKSLGDLVKAAKAKPDFYKQATAGAGTVGHIGGEMLASKAGYVISFIPYKGASPAITDLIGGQTDFMFATPQSVLGMIAGGKLRALAVTSANRVAMLPQVPTVSEEGYKGFEAIDWKVLVAPSGTPPGIIKKINEAAQSALKNPALIAKLREEASSPMYGDPAAVMKYIRTEQREWSAAVKASGIKLD; from the coding sequence ATGAAAAAATTGCTCATCGGAATTGCATCCATATGCCTTCTCACTGCATCCCCTTGTTTTTCTCAAAACTATCCCGATAGATCCATTAAGTTAATTGTTCCATACACACCTGGCGGTGGTACCGATACGGTTGCGCGCATGATGGCGGAAAGAATAAGTTCAGAACTGAAATGGACTATCTTGGTTGATAACAAACCAGGCGGTGGTGGCAACATCGGCATGGAGGTAGTAGCTAAATCAAAGCCTGATGGATATACGATGGGCATGGGGCAAACTGCCAATTTAGCGATCAATCCAGCGTTAATTAGCAAGATGCCATTTGATGCGGTAAATGATTTGGTGCCAGTTGCTTTGGTTGCTGAAGTACCCATGGTTTTGGTAGTTCCATCAACATCACCCTGGAAATCTTTGGGCGATCTTGTGAAGGCTGCAAAAGCAAAACCAGACTTTTATAAGCAGGCGACCGCTGGTGCCGGCACGGTCGGTCATATTGGTGGTGAGATGTTAGCTAGCAAAGCCGGTTACGTTATTTCATTCATTCCATATAAAGGCGCCTCCCCGGCCATTACGGATTTAATTGGGGGTCAAACTGATTTCATGTTCGCTACTCCACAATCGGTGTTGGGCATGATTGCTGGGGGCAAGTTGCGCGCCTTAGCGGTGACGTCAGCTAACCGCGTTGCGATGCTTCCACAAGTCCCCACCGTTAGCGAAGAAGGCTACAAAGGTTTTGAGGCGATCGATTGGAAGGTCTTAGTTGCGCCTTCTGGAACGCCACCAGGAATCATCAAGAAAATAAATGAAGCTGCACAATCAGCCCTGAAAAATCCAGCGCTGATTGCCAAGTTACGTGAAGAGGCCAGTTCTCCAATGTACGGAGACCCTGCTGCCGTGATGAAATACATCCGGACCGAACAGCGCGAATGGAGCGCCGCCGTTAAAGCTTCAGGAATTAAGCTAGATTAA
- a CDS encoding MFS transporter — protein sequence MNQTPTQTPRTEGWLSPLKYSVFRALWSVWLVANICMWMNDVAAAWTMTSLTTSATLIALVQTASSLPVLLLGIPSGALADIINRKHYFLFAQIWLATNATALMLFLAFDALNPYLLLFLTFTNGIGLAMRWPIFAAIVPDLVPRDALPSALALNAIAMNTSRIVGPLTAGVIIAAAGSKYVFALNMILSLITVIVVMRWKYQNYVSALPGERFVGAMRVGMQHAWQSNRMRTIVGRGFLFFFQSTGLIALLPVIAKDHFQGDAHTFTLLLSSLGLGAILAGSQLPRLRKRIKTSNLITYGLILLTIASSGVVLVPDLWLASLLMMACGAAWISVANSLTTSAQMTLPGWVRARGMSIYQMGLMGGSAAGAAAWGKLADEFGVVNSILMSSVFGFMVLFFIRKHRIDNHPLEDFTPVCPLERPHPSADIDMDAGPVMISIEYQIHPEKSEEFKKLMTKSRKSRLRQGALSWSLFNDAEHPGKFVEYFVFNTWADYLRRFDRFTAEDLKMQEERHRYHIDEHPPKITRRVSSAIKD from the coding sequence GTGAATCAAACTCCGACCCAAACACCACGTACTGAGGGCTGGCTATCGCCCTTGAAATATAGCGTGTTTAGAGCGCTATGGTCAGTATGGCTAGTAGCCAATATCTGCATGTGGATGAATGATGTTGCTGCAGCATGGACTATGACATCATTGACCACTTCTGCAACATTGATTGCATTGGTGCAAACTGCTTCAAGCTTGCCGGTTTTACTTTTAGGCATTCCGAGCGGCGCACTCGCCGATATCATCAATCGCAAACACTATTTTCTATTTGCGCAGATCTGGCTTGCAACGAATGCCACTGCATTAATGCTGTTTCTGGCTTTTGATGCACTCAACCCTTACTTACTGCTTTTCCTGACATTCACTAACGGCATTGGCCTTGCTATGCGCTGGCCTATCTTTGCGGCTATTGTTCCCGATCTTGTGCCTCGCGATGCCCTACCCTCAGCGCTCGCTCTCAACGCGATCGCCATGAATACCTCCAGAATTGTTGGCCCTCTAACAGCTGGAGTAATTATTGCAGCCGCTGGCAGTAAATATGTTTTTGCGTTAAATATGATCTTGTCACTCATCACTGTGATTGTTGTGATGCGTTGGAAATATCAAAATTATGTTTCTGCACTACCGGGTGAGCGCTTCGTCGGCGCCATGAGAGTCGGCATGCAGCATGCCTGGCAATCCAACCGGATGCGCACCATTGTTGGAAGAGGGTTCTTATTCTTCTTCCAATCAACTGGTCTGATTGCCCTATTGCCTGTGATTGCCAAGGATCACTTTCAGGGCGATGCTCACACATTTACCTTATTGCTATCTTCATTAGGGCTGGGAGCCATTCTTGCAGGCTCACAATTGCCACGCCTCAGAAAGCGGATCAAAACCAGCAACCTCATTACCTACGGCCTGATCTTGTTAACAATTGCCTCAAGTGGTGTTGTTTTGGTTCCGGATCTTTGGCTTGCATCTTTATTAATGATGGCTTGCGGAGCAGCCTGGATTTCTGTGGCGAATTCATTAACCACTTCAGCGCAGATGACCCTGCCTGGCTGGGTTCGCGCTCGGGGTATGTCCATCTACCAAATGGGCTTGATGGGAGGAAGCGCTGCAGGAGCTGCTGCTTGGGGGAAATTAGCCGATGAATTTGGGGTAGTCAATAGTATTTTGATGAGCTCTGTATTTGGATTCATGGTGCTTTTTTTCATTCGTAAGCATCGGATCGATAACCATCCATTAGAAGACTTCACTCCAGTCTGCCCATTAGAGCGCCCTCATCCTAGCGCCGATATTGATATGGATGCTGGTCCTGTCATGATTTCGATTGAGTATCAAATTCATCCAGAAAAATCTGAGGAATTTAAAAAACTCATGACTAAATCCAGAAAGTCACGCCTCAGACAAGGCGCTCTTTCCTGGAGCTTGTTCAATGATGCTGAGCACCCTGGAAAATTTGTTGAGTACTTTGTATTTAATACTTGGGCAGATTACCTCAGAAGATTTGATCGCTTCACAGCTGAGGATCTTAAAATGCAAGAAGAACGTCATCGCTATCACATCGATGAGCACCCACCTAAAATTACTAGGCGGGTTTCCTCAGCTATCAAAGATTAA